A genomic region of Hypomesus transpacificus isolate Combined female chromosome 19, fHypTra1, whole genome shotgun sequence contains the following coding sequences:
- the LOC124481486 gene encoding thrombospondin type-1 domain-containing protein 4-like isoform X2 codes for MTLEEQSNLLPSLCEDLQVPGDQHCELNCRAIGFRFYVRQSDRVIDGTPCGQNDSSLCVAGLCQSLGCDEYLGSGKVMDRCGVCGGDNTACKVVTGLFQHSLSKVGYHKVVEIPEGATKINVTEMMKSRNYLALRSRSGRSIINGNWAIDRPGKYQGVGTMFTYRRPNEISSTAGESFLAEGPTNEILDVYVIFQQPNPGVHYEYILPSDNPVSPQHPDHRPGGNTLNGQGGYNHRNPQPEGYEPTGGGSRYPSQNPDNQVPLAPPPRRQRDYNWKLSGTTECSTSCGRGSRHTIFRCVHRLSHEQVSESLCDSSTRPSSQEEPCSLQPCPAFWDIGEWSECSKTCGLGMQHRQVLCRQGYANRTLNVQTTLCRHLEKPETASTCQLKICSEWQIRSEWSTCSVPCGVGQRAREVRCVSNVGDFVEDEECNMKLRPSDAENCDMGPCAKSWFLTEWGNRCSAECGMGVRTRGVLCLTNHISSLPLEGCGHERPADSQVCNQGPCESRIDWFTGPWSQCSAECGTGSQQRVVVCLMKTDEGHTVMPPYECSSLDRPLGQQTCHIKACGAKWYHTDWSACSKTCEGGFRVREVRCLSDDMQPSEDCGEQQRPADREECHPEPCVPHIDENCRDKYFNCNVVVQARLCVYDYYKTTCCASCSRVAHRQSTYRGRNS; via the exons TTCCTGGAGACCAGCACTGTGAACTCAACTGTCGGGCCATTGGGTTTCGATTCTATGTGCGGCAGTCGGACCGGGTCATTGACGGGACCCCATGTGGCCAGAACGACTCATCCTTGTGTGTGGCAGGGCTGTGCCAG AGCCTGGGCTGTGATGAGTACCTGGGCTCTGGGAAGGTGATGGACAGGTGTGGGGTGTGCGGCGGAGACAACACAGCCTGCAAGGTGGTGACAGGTCTCTTCCAGCATAGTCTGTCCAAGGTGGGCTACCACAAGGTGGTGGAGATACCCGAGGGAGCCACCAAGATCAACGTAACAGAGATGATGAAGAGCAGGAACTACCTGG CTCTGCGTAGCCGTTCCGGTCGTTCCATCATCAATGGGAACTGGGCCATCGACCGTCCAGGGAAGTACCAGGGCGTGGGCACTATGTTTACTTACCGACGACCCAATGAAATCTCCAGCACCGCCGGAGAGTCCTTCCTGGCTGAGGGTCCCACCAATGAGATCCTGGATGTCTAT GTCATCTTCCAACAGCCCAACCCAGGAGTTCATTATGAGTACATCCTGCCCTCTGACAACCCTGTCAGTCCACAGCACCCTGACCACAGgcctggag GCAACACTCTGAATGGGCAGGGTGGGTACAACCATCGTAACCCCCAGCCAGAGGGCTATGAACCCACGGGTGGGGGCAGCAGGTACCCATCTCAAAACCCTGACAACCAGGTGCCCCTGGCCCCGCCGCCACGACGCCAAAGAGACTACAACTGGAAACTGTCTGGGACAACAGAGTGTAGCACCTCCTGTGGCCGAG GTAGTAGGCACACCATCTTCCGCTGCGTCCACAGGCTGAGTCATGAGCAGGTGTCAGAAAGCCTGTGTGACAgcagcaccaggcccagctcGCAGGAGGAACCCTGTAGCCTGCAGCCCTGCCCGGCCTT CTGGGACATAGGGGAGTGGTCCGAGTGCAGTAAAACCTGTGGCCTGGGCATGCAGCACAGACAGGTGCTGTGCCGCCAGGGGTACGCCAACCGCACCCTCAACGTCCAAACCACCCTCTGCCGCCACCTGGAGAAGCCCGAGACGGCCAGCACCTGCCAGCTGAAAATCTGCAGCGAGTGGCAGATACGCAGCGAGTGGAGCACC tgCTCCGTGCCGTGTGGCGTCGGCCAGAGGGCCCGGGAGGTGCGCTGCGTCAGCAACGTGGGGGACTTTGTGGAAGACGAAGAGTGCAACATGAAGCTGAGGCCCAGTGACGCGGAGAACTGTGACATGGGGCCCTGCGCCAAGAGCTGGTTCCTCACCGAGTGGGGAAACAGG TGTTCTGCCGAGTGTGGGATGGGTGTCCGGACGCGAGGTGTGCTGTGCCTGACCAATCACATCAGCAGCCTGCCCCTGGAGGGGTGTGGTCACGAGCGTCCGGCCGACTCCCAGGTGTGCAACCAGGGTCCATGTGAGAGTCGCATCGACTGGTTCACAGGCCCCTGGAGCCAG TGTTCAGCAGAGTGTGGCACGGGCAGCCAGCAGAGGGTGGTGGTGTGTCTGATGAAGACGGATGAAGGCCACACCGTCATGCCCCCGTATGAATGTTCCTCGCTGGATCGGCCCCTGGGGCAGCAGACCTGCCACATAAAGGCCTGCGGGGCCAAGTGGTACCACACAGACTGGAGCGCT TGCTCCAAGACGTGTGAGGGGGGGTTCCGTGTGCGGGAGGTGCGATGTCTGTCAGATGACATGCAGCCCAGTGAGGACTGTGGGGAGCAGCAGAGACCTGCGGACAGGGAGGAGTGTCACCCAGAGCCCTGCGTGCCTCACATAG ACGAGAACTGCAGAGATAAGTACTTCAACTGTAACGTGGTGGTCCAGGCTCGCCTGTGTGTGTACGACTACTACAAGACCACGTGCTGTGCTTCCTGCTCACGCGTGGCCCACAGACAGTCCACATACAGGGGGCGCAACAGCTAA
- the LOC124481486 gene encoding thrombospondin type-1 domain-containing protein 4-like isoform X3 — protein MLPGLAVLLLICLHVRAQGKPWSQSLGCDEYLGSGKVMDRCGVCGGDNTACKVVTGLFQHSLSKVGYHKVVEIPEGATKINVTEMMKSRNYLALRSRSGRSIINGNWAIDRPGKYQGVGTMFTYRRPNEISSTAGESFLAEGPTNEILDVYVIFQQPNPGVHYEYILPSDNPVSPQHPDHRPGGNTLNGQGGYNHRNPQPEGYEPTGGGSRYPSQNPDNQVPLAPPPRRQRDYNWKLSGTTECSTSCGRGSRHTIFRCVHRLSHEQVSESLCDSSTRPSSQEEPCSLQPCPAFWDIGEWSECSKTCGLGMQHRQVLCRQGYANRTLNVQTTLCRHLEKPETASTCQLKICSEWQIRSEWSTCSVPCGVGQRAREVRCVSNVGDFVEDEECNMKLRPSDAENCDMGPCAKSWFLTEWGNRCSAECGMGVRTRGVLCLTNHISSLPLEGCGHERPADSQVCNQGPCESRIDWFTGPWSQCSAECGTGSQQRVVVCLMKTDEGHTVMPPYECSSLDRPLGQQTCHIKACGAKWYHTDWSACSKTCEGGFRVREVRCLSDDMQPSEDCGEQQRPADREECHPEPCVPHIDENCRDKYFNCNVVVQARLCVYDYYKTTCCASCSRVAHRQSTYRGRNS, from the exons ATGCTACCAGGTCTGGCTGTGCTGCTGCTCATCTGCCTCCACGTGCGTGCGCAGGGGAAGCCGTGGTCACAG AGCCTGGGCTGTGATGAGTACCTGGGCTCTGGGAAGGTGATGGACAGGTGTGGGGTGTGCGGCGGAGACAACACAGCCTGCAAGGTGGTGACAGGTCTCTTCCAGCATAGTCTGTCCAAGGTGGGCTACCACAAGGTGGTGGAGATACCCGAGGGAGCCACCAAGATCAACGTAACAGAGATGATGAAGAGCAGGAACTACCTGG CTCTGCGTAGCCGTTCCGGTCGTTCCATCATCAATGGGAACTGGGCCATCGACCGTCCAGGGAAGTACCAGGGCGTGGGCACTATGTTTACTTACCGACGACCCAATGAAATCTCCAGCACCGCCGGAGAGTCCTTCCTGGCTGAGGGTCCCACCAATGAGATCCTGGATGTCTAT GTCATCTTCCAACAGCCCAACCCAGGAGTTCATTATGAGTACATCCTGCCCTCTGACAACCCTGTCAGTCCACAGCACCCTGACCACAGgcctggag GCAACACTCTGAATGGGCAGGGTGGGTACAACCATCGTAACCCCCAGCCAGAGGGCTATGAACCCACGGGTGGGGGCAGCAGGTACCCATCTCAAAACCCTGACAACCAGGTGCCCCTGGCCCCGCCGCCACGACGCCAAAGAGACTACAACTGGAAACTGTCTGGGACAACAGAGTGTAGCACCTCCTGTGGCCGAG GTAGTAGGCACACCATCTTCCGCTGCGTCCACAGGCTGAGTCATGAGCAGGTGTCAGAAAGCCTGTGTGACAgcagcaccaggcccagctcGCAGGAGGAACCCTGTAGCCTGCAGCCCTGCCCGGCCTT CTGGGACATAGGGGAGTGGTCCGAGTGCAGTAAAACCTGTGGCCTGGGCATGCAGCACAGACAGGTGCTGTGCCGCCAGGGGTACGCCAACCGCACCCTCAACGTCCAAACCACCCTCTGCCGCCACCTGGAGAAGCCCGAGACGGCCAGCACCTGCCAGCTGAAAATCTGCAGCGAGTGGCAGATACGCAGCGAGTGGAGCACC tgCTCCGTGCCGTGTGGCGTCGGCCAGAGGGCCCGGGAGGTGCGCTGCGTCAGCAACGTGGGGGACTTTGTGGAAGACGAAGAGTGCAACATGAAGCTGAGGCCCAGTGACGCGGAGAACTGTGACATGGGGCCCTGCGCCAAGAGCTGGTTCCTCACCGAGTGGGGAAACAGG TGTTCTGCCGAGTGTGGGATGGGTGTCCGGACGCGAGGTGTGCTGTGCCTGACCAATCACATCAGCAGCCTGCCCCTGGAGGGGTGTGGTCACGAGCGTCCGGCCGACTCCCAGGTGTGCAACCAGGGTCCATGTGAGAGTCGCATCGACTGGTTCACAGGCCCCTGGAGCCAG TGTTCAGCAGAGTGTGGCACGGGCAGCCAGCAGAGGGTGGTGGTGTGTCTGATGAAGACGGATGAAGGCCACACCGTCATGCCCCCGTATGAATGTTCCTCGCTGGATCGGCCCCTGGGGCAGCAGACCTGCCACATAAAGGCCTGCGGGGCCAAGTGGTACCACACAGACTGGAGCGCT TGCTCCAAGACGTGTGAGGGGGGGTTCCGTGTGCGGGAGGTGCGATGTCTGTCAGATGACATGCAGCCCAGTGAGGACTGTGGGGAGCAGCAGAGACCTGCGGACAGGGAGGAGTGTCACCCAGAGCCCTGCGTGCCTCACATAG ACGAGAACTGCAGAGATAAGTACTTCAACTGTAACGTGGTGGTCCAGGCTCGCCTGTGTGTGTACGACTACTACAAGACCACGTGCTGTGCTTCCTGCTCACGCGTGGCCCACAGACAGTCCACATACAGGGGGCGCAACAGCTAA